The DNA region TGCGGCGTCCGGCCGTCTTCCCGGTCCCCTCGCCCGTCGTGCGGACCCTCTTCGGACAGATGGGGCAAGAGGCGCTGCTGGATGGCGCGCGAATCGCGCCTCAGGCAGCCCAGCGGCTGGGGTTCGCCTTCCTCCTTCCTGACCTGGAAAGCGCGCTGCGCTTCACGTTGGGGCGCACGACGAAAGGCCCTGAATACCACCATTCTTAGCGAGTCCGGCGCTTGACAATCCCCTCCGCTACGCCAGAAGAAACGACGCATTCGAAGGGGAGAGGACACCTGATGATTCAGGTCGAAGGGCTGACCAAATACTACGGTGAGCATGCGGCGATCCGGGAGCTGGCCTTCACCATCAGCCAGGGAGAAGTCATTGGCTTTCTGGGCCTCAATGGCGCTGGAAAATCGACGACGCTGAAGGTCCTGGGGTGCGTGCTGATGCCGACCTCGGGGCGTGTCGTCATCGACGGCCATGACGTGGTGAGCAATGCCCACGAGGTCCGCCAGCGCATCGGCTACCTGCCGGACGTGCCTCCGCTCTATGACGAGATGACGGTGGGCGAATACCTGACCTACGTCGCACAGCTTCGCGGCGTCACGTCCCGGGACACCGCCAGCCGCGTGGGCGAGGCCGAGGAGAAGACGGGCCTGCGTGACGTCCACGGCGAGCTCATCTCCACGCTCAGTCACGGCTACCGCCAGCGCGTAGGCGTGGCGCAGGCGCTGGTGCACAAGCCCGCCCTGCTCATCCTCGACGAGCCCACCAGCGGGCTCGACCCCCGGCAGATTGTCGAGATGCGCGACGTCATCCGCGGGTTGAAGGGCGCGCACACGGTGCTCGTCTCCAGCCACATCCTCCCGGAAATCTCCCAGACGTGTGACCGGCTGCTCATCATCCACAAGGGGATGTTGGTGGCGCAGGGCACGGAGGAGGAGCTGGCGGCGAAGATGGGCGGCCGGGGCACCATCGAACTGGAGGTGCGCGGCGACAAGGCGCGCGCGGTGGAGGTGCTCCAGCGCTTTGGCTCGGTGGAGGTGGACCGCGCGTCGGACGGCTTGGTGGCGCTGACGGTGCGGGCCTCGCCCGACCAGCGGCCCCAGGTGGCGCAGGCGGTGGTGGGCGCGGGTCTGGAGTTGTTGCGGCTGGACCAGGGAGCCGGTCAGCTCGAATCCATCTTCTTGCGGCTGACACACGGCCAGGAGGCGCGCGCGTGAAAGCGCTGCTCATCGCCCGCCGCGAGCTGTCCGCCTATCTGCGCACGCTCAGCGGCTACGTCATCATCGCGGTCATCCTCGCGTTGAACGGCTTGTTCTTCAACGCATATGCCCTGGGGGGCGCCAGCAAGCGCTCCGCGGAGGTGCTGTCGCAGTTCTTCTATTACTCGAGCGGCTTCACCGTCGTCGCCTCGGTGTTCATCTCGATGCGCCTGCTGGCCGAGGAGCGTCAGACGGGCACGCTGTCGCTGCTGTACTCGTCACCGCTGCGCGACCGCGACATTGTCCTGGGCAAGTTCCTCGCGGGATTGGCCTTCCTCGCGTTGTACCTCCTGTGCACCGTGTACATGCCGCTGCTGGTGATGGTGAACGGCAAGGTGTCCTTCGGTCACGTGGCGGCGGGGTACTTCGGTCTGCTGCTGCTGGGCAGCGCGTCGCTGGCGGTGGGGACATTCGGCTCCGCGCTGGCGCGCAACCAACTGCTCGCGGCGATTACGTCCGCGGTGATGCTGGTGGCCCTCATCCTGTGCTGGCTCCTGGCACGCATCACCGAGCAGCCGCTGGCGGATGTCTTCAGCGCGATGTCGCTGTGGAATCAGCACTTCCCGCCGTTCCAGGCGGGGCTCATCCACGTGCGTGACGTCGTCTACTACCTCGTGGTCACCTACGTGGCGTTGTTCGCGGCCACGCGGGTGCTCGAGGCGCGGAGGTGGCGATGAGCGCGCGTCCTTCGAGCGGGGGGCTCCCCGTGACGCTGGCCTTCGTCTCGGGCCTGCTGGCGGTCTTCCTCGGTGAGCGGCTCTTTGGCATCGGCACGGGCCGCACTGTCCTGTCTGGCCTGGGCGTGGCGGTGGCGGTGGGCGCGCTGGGGTGGCGCTTCGCGCGCATGCGGTCGGCCAGCGCGGACCGGCGCGCCGTCGAGGCGTGGGTGTCAGGCCTGTACGGCGTGGGTCTCCTGGCCCTGGGGCTCTACTTCGTCCAGTCGGACGTGGGCACCGGGCTCTTCGGCGGCCCCTTGTCCCAGAAGGCGCCTCGGCTGGCGGTGTCGCTGGCGGCGCTCTTCCCGGCGTTGCTCGCGTGCTGCTTGCTGCCGCTGGCGATGGTGGAGGTCGCCGCCGCGGCGATGACGCGCGCACCCGTGCTGGAGACGGGCCGTGTCCGCAGCGCGCTGTATTCCGGGCTGGGGCTGGCCTTCGTGCTCGTCTTCGCCTTCGCGTCCATGTTCGTCGCCACCCAGGCCGATGTGACGTGGGACCTGTCCTACTTCCGCACCGCGAAGCCCGGCGACGGCACGCGCAAGGTGATTCGCGGACTCAATGAGCCGCTCCAGGTGACGCTCTTCTTCCCGCCCGCGAACGAGGTGGGCGAAGCGGTGGGGCAGTACTTCCGCGACCTGTCGGTGGAGAGTCCGGGCCTGCTCAACGTGGTGCGGCTGGACCAGGCGGTGGAGCCGGCTCGGGCGAGGTCGCTGGGCGTCCACAACAACGGCACCATCGTCCTGGCGCGCGGCGACCGGAAGGAGCCGCTCACGGTGGGCCTGGAAGTCGAGCGGGCGCGCGGCCAGCTCCAGCGGTTGGACCAGGAGGTCCAACGCCGCCTGCTGACGGTGGCCCGGCCTCGTCGGGTCGTCTACTTCACGTCCGGCCACGGTGAGCGCGCCGAGTCGCGAGCGGTGCCGGGCGAGACGACCCGCCCGTCCGTGGAGAAGCTGAAGGAGTTGCTGCGCGCGCAGAACGTGGACGTGCGGCCGCTCGGTGTCTCCGAGGGCCTGGGCACCGAGGTGCCGCGTGACGCCTCCGTGGTGGTGGTGGCGGGCCCGACGCAGGAGTTCCTCCCCGAGGAGCTGAATGCCTTGCGTGAGTACTCCGCGCGCGGTGGCCGGCTGTGGCTGGCGCTGGAGCCGGAGGGACCGGACTTCCAGCCGCTGCTGGAGCCCCTGGGCCTGAAGTACCTCAAGACGCCGCTGGCCAATGACCAGGTGTACTTCCGCACGTCGCGGCAGCAGAGCGACCGCGGCAACCTGGGCACGGCGACGTTCTCCTCGCACCCGTCCGTCACGTCGCTGTCGTCGTTGGCGGGACAGGCGCCGGCCGTCTTCCTGAGCGCGGGCGCCCTGGAGCAGATTCAGCCGTTGCCGGGTGGCATGGCGCAGGACGTGTCGGTGCGCGCGCACGGCGCCACCTTCGCGGACGCCAATGGCAACTTCACGTTGGACGCGGGCGAGATGCGGCGGCCCTGGCCCCTGGTCATCGCGGTGGAGAAGCCCGCGCCGGCCGGCCAAGCGGCGATGCGCGCCGTGGTGATGGCGGACGCGGACGCGGTGAGTGACTTGCTGATGGGCAACATGGGCAACGCGTACCTGGCGGTGGACACGCTGCGGTGGCTCACCGGTGAGGAGTCCATCTCCGGCGCCGTGTCCTCGGAGGAAGACACGCCCATCCAGCACACGCGGGAGCAGGACGTCCTCTGGTTCTACGCGACGGTGTTCCTGGGGCCAGCCCTGGTGCTGGCGGTGGGCTTCGTGACGACGCGCCGGCGGGGACGACGCGCGCCGCGCCCCGCGGTGGCGGGAGGTGAGCGATGAAGGTTCGGGACCTGGCCCTCCAAGGGGCCCTGGCGGCGGCCGCGTTGATCGCCGCGTTCGTTGTCTGGCAGCGCGAGCCCTCCGCGGGCCCGGGTGAAGTCACGGTGGTGGATGTCCCGGCGCGCGCGCTGGACAGCATCCGCTACGAGGACGACTCCCGCTTCGTGGACGTGTTCCGCGATGCCAGTGAGCGTGACCGGCTCTGGGTGCGTCTGGGCTACAAGGCCTCCAGGGCGGCCTCCGGCGGTGCGAACGCGGGCGCCACCGACGCGGGCGTGGCTCCACAGGCGGCGGACGCGGGCGGTGCCACCGCGGCAGTGGGCACGGACGCGGGCACCGGCGCCGCCGCGGGACAGCCGCCCGTAGCCGCGCGCGAGGAACCGCCACCGCCGCGCGAGCTGCGCGCCAACGAGGTGGCGGACAAGCTGTTCTCCCGCTTCGCGCCCATGCGCGCCATGCGGGCGCTGGGTGAGCTGGACGCGAAGAAGCAGGAGGAGGTCGGCCTGGCCACGTCTCCGCGCAAGCTGACGCTGACAGTGGCCGGCAAGGCGCGTGTGTTCGCCTTGGCGTCGCCTCCGGGCGGCTGGGGGACGCCGTACCTGCGCAGCGAGGAGGACGGCCGCGTGTACCTGCTGGGCCCGGCGATGCTGCCGGACCTGGAGAACGCGAACAGCCGTCTGGTGGACCGCCGGCTGCACACCTTCGACCTGGGTGACTTCGACGCGGTGACCATCCGCGCGGGGGGCGCCACCCGTGCCTTCCAGGCCACGGGCAAGGCGCCCGGCCCGGTCGTCCTGGCGCCGGAGGACGCACCGGAGCGGCCGGACGACTTCGCGCGCAACTGGCATGACCGCGTGTGGCGGATGATGCCGGTGGACCTGCTCGGCCGCGACGAGCCGCTTCCCGGAGGCGAGCCGCAGGAGTCCTTCCGCGTGGACTACCTGCGCGCGGGCCGGGCCGTTGGCCACGTCATGGTGGTGAAGGGCGAGGGGGGCTTCTACGCCCGGACCGAGCACACCACGGGCTGGGCCCGGCTCCACTCCGGGATGGACGCGCTGGCGGAAGAGGCGGTGCGGGTGACGGCGCCCGTGTCCACCGCTTCAGGGAAGTGATGCGTCCTCGTCACGCAGGCCCAGGTGCACGTCCACGAAGCTGTACGGCGCCCAGGGGCCGGTGAAGCGGAACGTGTACGTGTCCGAGCGCGCGGCCAGGGAGCGGACCTTCTCCTCGAAGGGCTCCAGCCGGGGCCGCTCGACGAGGAAGGCCGCGTTGAGCAGCATCCGCTCGCCCACGGGGGGATGCTCGCGCATGGCGGCGGCTCGGGGGCGCAGGCCCTCCAGCAGCGCCCGCATGTCACGCCCGGCGCGGTCCTCCACGGCGGCCTCCAAGCGGCGCTCGTGCTCGGCCTCCGGCTCATCATCGCGCCGGAGAAGCTGGGCGTCTTCCAGCACCAACCGCTGGGCGAGGTGCTCGCGGTGCCAGAGCACCTTCAGGCCCAGCTCCACCTTGCCCTCCAGCGCGTCCAGCACGCCGGACAGTTCGCCCTGGGCCGTGCGCAGTAAAGCTCGTACCTGGGCCTCGGACGCCATGACGGTGCCGAAGGCCACGGGAATCACGGTGTGCTCACGGAGCAGGGTTTCGGTGACGCGCTGGTGCCCCAGCAGGTGCGCTCGCGTCGGGTCCACCACGCGGCCTGGCGCCACGGACACCAGGGCCGCGAGGCCCGCCTCGCTCACCGCGTACACCTGCGCGGGAACAATGCCCAATCCGATGCGCCCGACGTCCAGGGGCGCGGTGTCACGGACGATGCCGTAGAGATACCGGGGCCCGTCGGGCGTCACCGTCTCCGCCGTGGGTGGCGAAGGCCGGGCGGCCTGGGCCGGGCGGCTGTCGCCGTGAGCCGCCCCCTTCCGGGGCCGTGTCGTCCGGGACATGGTGCGCTTCACCTCGCCGATGCGCCTCCGTGGGTGGCGAGCACGCGGCGGACTTCATCCACCAGCGCGTCCGGCAGGCAGGGCTTGGTGACGAAGGAGTCGCAGCCCGCGCCCTTGGCTTCGTCGGACTGCCCCGTCATCGCATGGCCCGTGAGCGCCACCACGGGGATGGCCCGCGTGCGGTCGTCGCCCTTCAGTCGCCGTGTCGCCTCCCAGCCGTCCATGATGGGCAGCGACAGGTCCATGAGGATGATGTCGGGCCGCAGCTCGAAGGCCTTGTCCAGCGCCTCCTGGCCGTTCTTGGCCTCGGCGACGCGGAAGCCCGAGAACTCCAGGTACTCGGCGTACATCTCCCGGGCATCTTGATAGTCGTCAACGACCAGCACGAGGGGCTTCGGGGTCTCAGATGGGTTCATCATGCGCGCCTCGCGCGTCTGGGAAAGTGCAGGGTGAATGTCGAACCCTCGCCCTGGGTGCTCTGGAGGGTGACGCGCCCCCCCAGCATGGTGGCCAGGCGACGGCAGATGGAGAGCCCCAGACCCGTGCCTCCATAGGCCCGGGTCGGAGAGCTGTCCACCTGCTGGAAGTCCTCGAAGATTTTTTCCTGGTTCGCTGGGTCGATGCCAATGCCCGTGTCCGTCACCGAGATGGTGAGCGTGGACGTAGCAGCCACGTACTCCGCCTGCACCTGCACTGAGCCTTCGTGCGTGAACTTCAACGCATTCGACAGGAGATTGAGGACGATTTGTTTCACCTTCTGCCGGTCACTGTACACCGCCGGCACGCGCGGACCGAGGTGGGCGCTCACCGTCAGCTTGCTGCGCGCGATGATGGGGTCCATCTCCGCCATCACCTCTTGGAGCAGCTCCGGGATGCCGAAGTCCGACAGGTTCAAGGGCATGCGGCCCGCTTCGATGCGGGTGATGTCCAGAATCTCGTTGATGACCTCCAGCAGGTGTCTGCCGTTGGAGTCGATGCGCGTGAGGTTCCGCTTCTGCGCCGGGTTCAGTTCGCCGGACACGCCCTGCAGCAGCATGTTCGTGTAGCCGAGGATGGCGTTGAGCGGCGTGCGGAACTCATGGGACATGTTGGCCAGGAACTGGGACTTGGCCGCGCTGGCCTGCTCCACCTGGATGGCCTGCCGGCGCAGCATCTCGTTCTGTTCGGCCAGCTCCGCGGTGGCGGCCTGCACGCGCGCCTCCAGGTGGACGGAACCTTCCTTCACCCGCTCCAACAGCCGCGCCTTCTCCAGCGCCTCGCTGCGGTCGTGGAAGAGGGTGACGATGCCCGTCAGCTCACCGGAGTCGCCCAGGACCTTGTTGGCCACGGCCTCCATGGGGAGCGTGGCGCCCGTGGCCGGGTCCACCAGCCCGAGCTGTCCGCGCCAGCGGGGCCGGCCTTCCGCGTCCAACAGGTTGGCGAGGAACGACGAGAAGCTCGCGTTGTTGGAGCGCAGCCGCCGCAGCGCCGCCTCCCCACTGTCGGGGTGCGTGGCGAAGAGCTTCTCCGCCGGGCTGTTCATCATCACCATTCCGCCCGCCGGGTCGGACAGGATGAGGGGGTCCGGCACGGAGTCCAGCACGCGGTCCAGCCGGTGACGCTCGCTGCGGGCCTCCCGCTCCGTGTCGCGCAGGCGCCGGTAGCTCTCACCCAGCGCCTGGGTGGCGCGGCCCAGGTCCGTCACGTTGCGCATCACGCTCACCAGTGACTCGCGGCCATCCGGCTGGAGCACGGGTGTGCTGACGACCTCGAAGAGCAGGTCGATTCCCTCCACCGGGTCCACCAGCGGGACTTCCCGGCGGCGCACGGTGGACGTGTCACCGCTGGCGAAGCTGGCCAGCGCGGAGGAGAACACCTGCCGGTTGAGCTCCGTCGCCCGGCGGCGGCCTTCGCTCGCATCCGGTCCGGCCACCAGCAATACCTCCGCGCGGGCGTTGGCGATGTGGGGCCGTCCCTCCAGGTCCGTCAGCAGCACGGGGTCCGCCACGGTGTCGATGATGCGACGGAGCAGCTCTCCGCCCGCCACCTCACGGTCCTCCGTGGGCAGCATGGCGGCCAGCCGGGGGCCGACGTGCGCGCTCACCCAGGCTGCGTCCGGCGTCAGCGTGGGGCCGTCCGCGGACAGCAGCAACAGGCCCGCGGCGGGCGCTCCAGGACGGCCCAGGGGTACCGCGATGCACCCCACGGCTGGGAGTGGGGCGCAGGGGGCGGCGAAGAAGCGAGGCGCCCCCTGCGTCAGCGTCTCCGCCAGGGGATGGGAGGTCTCACCGGGCTGGAACGCCAGGGCGTCACGCTGGGCCTCGGAGAGGTTCCGGGCCGCGAGGCAGACCCACCTTTCCGTGCCGCTGTCGCGCGCGAGGCAGGCCGCGACGTCCGACGGCCGCTCGCGGGTGAGCCACGCCACCACGTGCTGCGCGCACAGACGTGGCTCGTCGCAGGCGAGCAGGTGCTCGGCCAGGGCGAGCCGTGCTTCGACGTCTGGCTCGGGGGTTGGGGTGGGCAGTGCGGTGGGGGGGACCACTGCGTCAGGCTCCACGGGATTGAGGGGTAGGCGTTCGCACCTCCACGAACTTCACCACGATGGTGCGTGTGGATGCGGGTGGCCAGTCCTGGAGCGCCTGCCCGTGGACGTTCGCGTCCCAGCGCAGACCGCGGTCCAGCACCCGGTCCAGGACGTCGACGAGGCTGGCGCTTCCAGCCAATCTTTCCACGGGCATCGTCGAAGCTCCTCGGCTCCTGGGACCGGGTTTTTGTAACGCGCGTCGGTGAGCCACCCCAGAGCAGGCTTGCCCGCACCGTGATTTGCGAACACGAGAAGGCCGGCAGTGTTCGCTCGTGTACATCTGCAACGCCTTGGAGCTGGGTAGGCGGCCAGCCGTGCGGTCCGCTCCCGTGGCTTATCGCTCCGAGGCGCCGTTCCTAGCCTTGGGCCATGGACGACGAGCAGCGGGCGCACAGGTCGCTTTGGACGGTGACGGCCCCCCCGCGGGACTTCCCGGCGCTGCCGGGTGACGTGACGGTGGACGTGGCCATCATTGGCGGGGGGATGGCGGGGCTGACCACGGCGTGGCTCCTGAAGCGCGCTGGCAAGCGCGTGGTGGTGCTGGACATGCACCGCATCCTGTCGGGGCAGACGGGCCAGACGACCGCGCACCTCACCGAGGTGCTCGACACGCCCTACGCCACGCTGCGGCGCGACTTCGGTGAGAAGGGGGCTCAGCTCGCGGCGTCCTCCAGCCGCGCGGCCATCGAGCAGATCGCCGCGCGGGTCGACGAGCTCGGCATCGACTGTGACTTCCAGCGCGTGCCCATGTACCGCTACGCGGAGACGGAGCGCGAGCTGGCCGAGCTGCACCACGAAGTCACCGCCGCGCGCGAGGCCGGCTTGCTGGCCACCTTCACCCAGGACGTGCCCTTGCCGTATCCCGTGAAGGGCGCCCTGCGGGTGGAGGACCAGGCGCTCTTCCATCCTCGCAAGTACCTGCTGGCGCTGGCGGACCGGATTCCCGGCGACGGCAGCCACATCTTCGAGAACACGCGGGTGACGGAGGTTCACGACGGCGCGCCCTGCCGCGTCGTTACCGACCGGGGCACCGTCACCGCCGCGGCCGTGGTGGAGGCCACCACCACGCCGCTCAACCGCGTGGCCATGCACACCAAGCTCTACCCCTACCGCACCTACGTGGTGGCAGGGCCGCTCAACGGGCCGCTGGAGCCGGGCCAGTACTGCGACAGCCAGGAGCCCTATCACTACATCCGCACGCAGCAGGTGAACGGGCGCACCTACGTCATCGTGGGCGGCGAGGACCACAAGGTCGGCACCGACGAGGACACCGCCCGGCGCTACGCCGCGCTGGAGGCCTACACGCTGCGGCGCTTCCCGGTGACGGACATCACCCACCGCTGGTCCGGCCAGGTCATCGAGCCCGCGGACGGGCTGGCGTACATCGGCCGCAACACGGCCAGCCGCCACGTGTACGTGGCCACCGGCTTCTCCGGCACGGGCATGACGTTCGGCACGCTGGCGGGGATGATTCTCTCCGACGCCATCCTCGACAGGCAGAACCCCTTCGCGGCGCTCTACTCGGCGACGCGGGTGAAGCCCCAGGCGGGCGCGAAGGACTTCATCCAGGAGAACGCGGAGGTCGCCTTCCGCTTCGTCGCGGATCGCCTGTCCCGGCCGAACGAGCACCGGCTGGCGGACGTGGCGCCCGGCGAGGGCAAGGTCCTGGAGGTGGCGGGACAGAAGGTCGCGGTGTACCGCGCGGAGGACGGCATCACGCACGCGGTGTCCCCGGTGTGTACGCACCTGGGCTGCCACGTGCACTGGAACGGCGCGGAGCGCTCCTGGGACTGTCCCTGTCACGGGGGGCGCTTCAGTCCCACCGGCAAGGTGCTCAACGGCCCCGCCGTGAAGGACCTGCCGGCGAAGAAGCTGCCGACCTGAGCCACACGTCTTCACGCCTCAACACGACACCCATCATCCACAAGGGAGAGGGCGACCATGGACGCTATCGAACTGTTGGCGCAGCAACACGACGAGGTGAAGAAGCTGTTCAAGAAGTACGAGAAGCTCTCGGAGGGGGCGGAGGCGAAACGCCAGGAGCTCTTCGAGATGATTACCGACCGCTTGAGCGCGCACGCCTCCATCGAGGAGCAATACTTCTATCCCGCGGCCAAGGCGCAGGACACGGAGGACCTCTTGCGCGAGGCCGCCGAGGAACACCTGTCCGCCAAGCGCCTCATCGCCGACCTGCTGGACCTGGAGCCGTCGGACGAGGAGTTCGACGCGAAGATGCAGGTGCTCCAGGAGCAGATTGAGCACCACGTCGAAGAGGAAGAGGGCGAGCTGTTCAAGAAGGTCCGCAAGCTCCTGTCCAAGGAGCAGCTCGTGGACCTGGGTGTCCAGATGCAGCAGGAGTTCGAGGAGCTCATGGAGGGCGAGCCTCGCACCCAGGTGCCGGCCGAGACGGAGCACGCCGCGCCGATTTGAGCGGCGGCGGCTTGTCGCAAGAATCGGGTTGCGTGAAGGGGGCTGGGCGGCGGCATCATGGTCGCCGCCCATGCCGCGTCCTCCTCCCGACGTCATTCGATACCCCAGCTACTACACGCCCTCGGTCCGCCGTGCCCTGTCGCGCGCGGACCCGACGCTGGGCGCGTTGATGAAGAGCGTTGGCCCCTTCCGGCTCCAGGTGCGTCCGCTGCACAGCCCCTTCGGTGCGCTGGCGGAGTCCATCGTCTACCAGCAGCTCCACGGCAAGGCGGCCGCCACCATCTTCGGTCGCGTGTGCGAGCGCGTGGGCTCGGGACGCAAGTTCACGCCGGAAGCGCTGCTGGCCGTTCCGGACACGTCGCTGCGCGAAGCGGGACTGTCCGCCAACAAGCTGGCCGCGCTCCAGGACCTGGCGCGCAAGACGCTGGACGGCACCGTGCCTCCGCTGGCCAAGGTGCGGCGCATGGATGACGCCGAGCTCATCGAGCACTTCACCCAGGTGCGTGGCATTGGCCAGTGGACGGTGGAGATGCTGCTCATGTTCCAACTCGAGCGGCCTGACGTGCTGCCCGTGGACGACTACGGCGTGCGCAAGGGCTTCATGAAGGCCTATGGCCTGACGGAGATGCCCAAGCCCAAGGCGCTGCTTGCTTATGGCGAACGCTGGCGGCCCTGGCGCTCGGTGGCCAGTTGGTACATGTGGCGCTCGGCGGAGCTCCCCGACGCGCCGACCGTGGAGGGCTGACGGCGTTTCTGGGCTGTGGCCTCAGGCGGTGTTGAGCGTGGTGCTCGGGGCGTGCTTCTGGCGCCGCATGGGCACCAGCAGCACCAGGAAGGCCACGGACAGGACGGTGCCCAGCAGGAAGACGGGCGCGTAGCCCAGGCTGAGTCCG from Myxococcus xanthus includes:
- a CDS encoding ABC transporter ATP-binding protein — its product is MIQVEGLTKYYGEHAAIRELAFTISQGEVIGFLGLNGAGKSTTLKVLGCVLMPTSGRVVIDGHDVVSNAHEVRQRIGYLPDVPPLYDEMTVGEYLTYVAQLRGVTSRDTASRVGEAEEKTGLRDVHGELISTLSHGYRQRVGVAQALVHKPALLILDEPTSGLDPRQIVEMRDVIRGLKGAHTVLVSSHILPEISQTCDRLLIIHKGMLVAQGTEEELAAKMGGRGTIELEVRGDKARAVEVLQRFGSVEVDRASDGLVALTVRASPDQRPQVAQAVVGAGLELLRLDQGAGQLESIFLRLTHGQEARA
- a CDS encoding ABC transporter permease; protein product: MKALLIARRELSAYLRTLSGYVIIAVILALNGLFFNAYALGGASKRSAEVLSQFFYYSSGFTVVASVFISMRLLAEERQTGTLSLLYSSPLRDRDIVLGKFLAGLAFLALYLLCTVYMPLLVMVNGKVSFGHVAAGYFGLLLLGSASLAVGTFGSALARNQLLAAITSAVMLVALILCWLLARITEQPLADVFSAMSLWNQHFPPFQAGLIHVRDVVYYLVVTYVALFAATRVLEARRWR
- a CDS encoding Gldg family protein, which gives rise to MSARPSSGGLPVTLAFVSGLLAVFLGERLFGIGTGRTVLSGLGVAVAVGALGWRFARMRSASADRRAVEAWVSGLYGVGLLALGLYFVQSDVGTGLFGGPLSQKAPRLAVSLAALFPALLACCLLPLAMVEVAAAAMTRAPVLETGRVRSALYSGLGLAFVLVFAFASMFVATQADVTWDLSYFRTAKPGDGTRKVIRGLNEPLQVTLFFPPANEVGEAVGQYFRDLSVESPGLLNVVRLDQAVEPARARSLGVHNNGTIVLARGDRKEPLTVGLEVERARGQLQRLDQEVQRRLLTVARPRRVVYFTSGHGERAESRAVPGETTRPSVEKLKELLRAQNVDVRPLGVSEGLGTEVPRDASVVVVAGPTQEFLPEELNALREYSARGGRLWLALEPEGPDFQPLLEPLGLKYLKTPLANDQVYFRTSRQQSDRGNLGTATFSSHPSVTSLSSLAGQAPAVFLSAGALEQIQPLPGGMAQDVSVRAHGATFADANGNFTLDAGEMRRPWPLVIAVEKPAPAGQAAMRAVVMADADAVSDLLMGNMGNAYLAVDTLRWLTGEESISGAVSSEEDTPIQHTREQDVLWFYATVFLGPALVLAVGFVTTRRRGRRAPRPAVAGGER
- a CDS encoding GvpL/GvpF family gas vesicle protein, producing the protein MSRTTRPRKGAAHGDSRPAQAARPSPPTAETVTPDGPRYLYGIVRDTAPLDVGRIGLGIVPAQVYAVSEAGLAALVSVAPGRVVDPTRAHLLGHQRVTETLLREHTVIPVAFGTVMASEAQVRALLRTAQGELSGVLDALEGKVELGLKVLWHREHLAQRLVLEDAQLLRRDDEPEAEHERRLEAAVEDRAGRDMRALLEGLRPRAAAMREHPPVGERMLLNAAFLVERPRLEPFEEKVRSLAARSDTYTFRFTGPWAPYSFVDVHLGLRDEDASLP
- a CDS encoding response regulator; amino-acid sequence: MMNPSETPKPLVLVVDDYQDAREMYAEYLEFSGFRVAEAKNGQEALDKAFELRPDIILMDLSLPIMDGWEATRRLKGDDRTRAIPVVALTGHAMTGQSDEAKGAGCDSFVTKPCLPDALVDEVRRVLATHGGASAR
- a CDS encoding PAS domain-containing sensor histidine kinase; translated protein: MEPDAVVPPTALPTPTPEPDVEARLALAEHLLACDEPRLCAQHVVAWLTRERPSDVAACLARDSGTERWVCLAARNLSEAQRDALAFQPGETSHPLAETLTQGAPRFFAAPCAPLPAVGCIAVPLGRPGAPAAGLLLLSADGPTLTPDAAWVSAHVGPRLAAMLPTEDREVAGGELLRRIIDTVADPVLLTDLEGRPHIANARAEVLLVAGPDASEGRRRATELNRQVFSSALASFASGDTSTVRRREVPLVDPVEGIDLLFEVVSTPVLQPDGRESLVSVMRNVTDLGRATQALGESYRRLRDTEREARSERHRLDRVLDSVPDPLILSDPAGGMVMMNSPAEKLFATHPDSGEAALRRLRSNNASFSSFLANLLDAEGRPRWRGQLGLVDPATGATLPMEAVANKVLGDSGELTGIVTLFHDRSEALEKARLLERVKEGSVHLEARVQAATAELAEQNEMLRRQAIQVEQASAAKSQFLANMSHEFRTPLNAILGYTNMLLQGVSGELNPAQKRNLTRIDSNGRHLLEVINEILDITRIEAGRMPLNLSDFGIPELLQEVMAEMDPIIARSKLTVSAHLGPRVPAVYSDRQKVKQIVLNLLSNALKFTHEGSVQVQAEYVAATSTLTISVTDTGIGIDPANQEKIFEDFQQVDSSPTRAYGGTGLGLSICRRLATMLGGRVTLQSTQGEGSTFTLHFPRRARRA
- a CDS encoding FAD-dependent oxidoreductase yields the protein MDDEQRAHRSLWTVTAPPRDFPALPGDVTVDVAIIGGGMAGLTTAWLLKRAGKRVVVLDMHRILSGQTGQTTAHLTEVLDTPYATLRRDFGEKGAQLAASSSRAAIEQIAARVDELGIDCDFQRVPMYRYAETERELAELHHEVTAAREAGLLATFTQDVPLPYPVKGALRVEDQALFHPRKYLLALADRIPGDGSHIFENTRVTEVHDGAPCRVVTDRGTVTAAAVVEATTTPLNRVAMHTKLYPYRTYVVAGPLNGPLEPGQYCDSQEPYHYIRTQQVNGRTYVIVGGEDHKVGTDEDTARRYAALEAYTLRRFPVTDITHRWSGQVIEPADGLAYIGRNTASRHVYVATGFSGTGMTFGTLAGMILSDAILDRQNPFAALYSATRVKPQAGAKDFIQENAEVAFRFVADRLSRPNEHRLADVAPGEGKVLEVAGQKVAVYRAEDGITHAVSPVCTHLGCHVHWNGAERSWDCPCHGGRFSPTGKVLNGPAVKDLPAKKLPT
- a CDS encoding hemerythrin domain-containing protein; translated protein: MDAIELLAQQHDEVKKLFKKYEKLSEGAEAKRQELFEMITDRLSAHASIEEQYFYPAAKAQDTEDLLREAAEEHLSAKRLIADLLDLEPSDEEFDAKMQVLQEQIEHHVEEEEGELFKKVRKLLSKEQLVDLGVQMQQEFEELMEGEPRTQVPAETEHAAPI
- a CDS encoding DNA-3-methyladenine glycosylase family protein encodes the protein MPRPPPDVIRYPSYYTPSVRRALSRADPTLGALMKSVGPFRLQVRPLHSPFGALAESIVYQQLHGKAAATIFGRVCERVGSGRKFTPEALLAVPDTSLREAGLSANKLAALQDLARKTLDGTVPPLAKVRRMDDAELIEHFTQVRGIGQWTVEMLLMFQLERPDVLPVDDYGVRKGFMKAYGLTEMPKPKALLAYGERWRPWRSVASWYMWRSAELPDAPTVEG